From Citricoccus sp. SGAir0253, a single genomic window includes:
- the sucB gene encoding 2-oxoglutarate dehydrogenase, E2 component, dihydrolipoamide succinyltransferase gives MSETVNLPALGESVTEGTVTRWLKEVGDEVAVDEPLVEVSTDKVDTEIPSPVAGVLEEILVQEDETVEVNAPLARIGDGSGGGSADSGSGAREAAEPQAEEPAAGTAGPDAEEAGDADTGGQELSSEQVAAEAAEESGSGEATEVTLPALGESVTEGTVTRWLKEVGDDVAVDEPLLEVSTDKVDTEIPSPVAGTLVEIKVQEDETVEVGAVLALVGSGAAGGSAPAAKDSGEQQAPAAEDQPAEKAAEKPAEKPAEAAAPESEVTPTPAEQPAPAPTEQPTGAEPAEVQGGTSAPSAGQASAPGGGYVTPLVRRLAQQNGVDLSAVVGTGVGGRIRKQDVLVAAEAAKAGSRPQAGAGAPAAAPAPSAAAASSVDPAKRGTTEKAPRIRQTIAKRMRESLDVSAQLTQVHEVDMTRIAALRNRAKGGFQQKNGVKLTFLPFITQAVAEALKQHPKLNAEYNAETSEITYHDSEDIAIAVDTEKGLFVPVISDAGSLNLSGIAGKIADLAERTRSNKISPDELSGGTFSITNFGSVGALFDTPIINQPNVAILGVGTIVKRPMVITDQDGNDVIAVRHMMYLSLTYDHRLVDGADAGRFLQTVKARLEEGEFSHELGL, from the coding sequence ATGTCTGAAACCGTGAACCTGCCGGCCCTGGGTGAGTCCGTCACCGAGGGCACCGTCACCCGCTGGCTGAAGGAGGTCGGCGACGAGGTGGCCGTCGACGAGCCCTTGGTCGAGGTCTCGACCGACAAGGTCGACACCGAGATCCCCTCCCCCGTGGCCGGCGTGCTCGAGGAGATCCTCGTCCAGGAGGACGAGACCGTCGAGGTCAACGCCCCGCTCGCGCGCATCGGTGACGGTTCCGGCGGCGGGTCCGCCGACTCCGGCTCCGGCGCCCGGGAGGCGGCCGAGCCGCAGGCCGAGGAGCCCGCTGCGGGCACCGCCGGGCCGGACGCCGAGGAGGCGGGCGACGCCGACACCGGAGGCCAGGAGCTGTCCTCCGAGCAGGTCGCCGCCGAGGCCGCCGAGGAGAGCGGCTCCGGGGAGGCCACCGAGGTCACGCTGCCCGCGCTCGGCGAGTCCGTGACCGAGGGCACCGTCACGCGCTGGCTCAAGGAGGTCGGCGACGACGTCGCGGTGGACGAGCCGCTGCTCGAGGTCTCGACCGACAAGGTCGACACCGAGATCCCCTCCCCCGTGGCCGGCACGCTGGTGGAGATCAAGGTCCAGGAGGACGAGACCGTCGAGGTCGGCGCCGTCCTGGCCCTCGTGGGCTCCGGTGCCGCCGGCGGGTCCGCCCCCGCGGCGAAGGACTCCGGCGAGCAGCAGGCCCCGGCCGCCGAGGACCAGCCCGCCGAGAAGGCTGCCGAGAAGCCCGCGGAGAAGCCGGCCGAGGCCGCCGCGCCGGAGTCCGAGGTGACGCCGACCCCCGCCGAGCAGCCCGCCCCGGCCCCGACCGAGCAGCCGACCGGTGCCGAGCCGGCCGAGGTGCAGGGCGGCACCTCCGCCCCGTCCGCCGGCCAGGCCTCCGCCCCGGGCGGCGGCTACGTGACCCCGCTCGTGCGCCGCCTGGCGCAGCAGAACGGCGTCGACCTGTCCGCGGTCGTGGGCACCGGAGTGGGCGGCCGCATCCGCAAGCAGGACGTGCTCGTGGCGGCCGAGGCCGCCAAGGCGGGCTCCCGTCCGCAGGCCGGCGCCGGCGCCCCGGCCGCCGCGCCCGCCCCCTCGGCCGCCGCGGCCAGCAGCGTGGACCCGGCCAAGCGGGGGACCACGGAGAAGGCCCCGCGCATCCGCCAGACCATCGCCAAGCGCATGCGCGAGTCCCTGGACGTCTCCGCCCAGCTCACCCAGGTGCACGAGGTGGACATGACCCGGATCGCGGCCCTGCGCAACCGCGCCAAGGGCGGGTTCCAGCAGAAGAACGGCGTGAAGCTCACCTTCCTGCCGTTCATCACCCAGGCCGTGGCCGAGGCGCTCAAGCAGCACCCGAAGCTCAACGCCGAGTACAACGCCGAGACCTCGGAGATCACGTACCACGACTCCGAGGACATCGCGATCGCCGTGGACACCGAGAAGGGCCTGTTCGTCCCGGTGATCTCCGACGCCGGCTCGCTGAACCTGTCGGGGATCGCCGGCAAGATCGCCGACCTGGCCGAGCGCACGCGGAGCAACAAGATCTCCCCGGACGAGCTGTCCGGCGGGACGTTCTCCATCACCAACTTCGGTTCGGTGGGCGCGCTGTTCGACACCCCGATCATCAACCAGCCGAACGTCGCCATCCTGGGCGTCGGCACCATCGTCAAGCGGCCCATGGTCATCACCGACCAGGACGGCAACGACGTGATCGCCGTGCGTCACATGATGTACCTGTCCCTGACCTACGACCACCGGCTGGTCGACGGGGCGGATGCCGGCCGCTTCCTCCAGACCGTCAAGGCCCGCCTCGAAGAGGGCGAGTTCTCCCACGAGCTGGGGCTGTAG